The following coding sequences are from one uncultured Desulfobacter sp. window:
- a CDS encoding helix-turn-helix domain-containing protein, whose protein sequence is MMKGSDAHNKNKLLTPSDVAELLQISENTVYKHVKRLGGFKPGGIGVWRFRQEVIYGIMEGQDPEALVLQFSVSKRNLRGQGIQNKNGSGGSSGKKKGRRKEKSDLNRHGLLDAMQLVS, encoded by the coding sequence ATGATGAAAGGATCGGATGCACATAATAAGAACAAGCTTTTGACCCCTTCTGATGTTGCGGAATTATTACAAATTTCAGAAAACACCGTCTATAAACATGTGAAAAGATTAGGTGGCTTCAAGCCTGGCGGTATTGGGGTTTGGCGCTTTAGACAAGAGGTAATTTATGGGATTATGGAAGGACAAGACCCGGAAGCATTGGTGTTACAGTTTTCAGTATCAAAACGAAATTTACGCGGCCAGGGGATTCAAAACAAAAACGGAAGCGGCGGCAGCTCGGGCAAAAAGAAAGGAAGACGTAAAGAAAAATCCGATCTCAACCGGCATGGGTTACTTGACGCTATGCAACTTGTATCTTGA
- a CDS encoding site-specific integrase — MGYLTLCNLYLDFSSRRHALKTWKYKKSVFVAFGRFLGGDDFPISKITPEVIAKYLVTRPSNNNYNVHRKELSSLFSYAENVLEAIDRNPVKKIEKLPHTIARKRVPQEQDIIKLLLAADPETDEKDLLIVLLYTLARIDEVLRLTWEDINFEKRLLTKWTKKTHGGSYKAVTVTINDELYSTLWKMWQNRKQDTWVFFNEKTNDRFNHRPKFMKGLCKRAGINPYFGFHTLRHLMASLLADNPKISTKTIQNILGHSEARTTEIYLHKLDGAIEDAMDSISGRFASKIEEPQPEATTKKTKSSQ; from the coding sequence ATGGGTTACTTGACGCTATGCAACTTGTATCTTGATTTTTCATCACGTCGGCATGCTCTGAAAACATGGAAATACAAGAAAAGTGTTTTTGTGGCCTTCGGTCGTTTCCTTGGTGGTGATGATTTCCCCATTTCAAAAATTACCCCGGAAGTCATAGCGAAATATCTGGTTACCCGTCCAAGCAATAATAATTACAATGTTCACCGCAAAGAATTGTCTTCATTATTCAGCTATGCAGAAAATGTTCTTGAAGCCATTGATCGAAATCCGGTTAAAAAGATTGAAAAACTTCCTCATACAATAGCCCGAAAACGGGTCCCCCAGGAACAGGATATTATAAAACTTCTTTTGGCTGCAGATCCGGAAACAGATGAAAAGGATTTGTTGATTGTTCTGCTCTATACTTTGGCCCGGATTGACGAAGTATTACGCCTAACCTGGGAAGACATCAATTTTGAGAAACGACTCTTAACCAAATGGACTAAGAAAACCCACGGTGGATCATATAAAGCTGTTACCGTTACCATCAACGATGAATTGTATTCCACCTTATGGAAAATGTGGCAGAATCGAAAACAAGACACCTGGGTGTTTTTCAATGAAAAAACAAATGATCGCTTTAACCATCGCCCGAAGTTCATGAAAGGACTTTGTAAAAGAGCCGGAATAAATCCCTATTTCGGATTTCATACCTTACGGCACCTTATGGCCTCTCTCCTGGCTGACAATCCCAAAATCTCAACCAAGACGATTCAGAATATCTTAGGCCACTCAGAAGCCAGGACAACTGAAATATACCTTCATAAGCTGGATGGTGCCATAGAGGATGCAATGGATTCCATATCCGGGAGATTTGCGTCAAAAATTGAAGAACCGCAACCAGAAGCCACAACCAAAAAGACAAAAAGCTCTCAGTAA
- the tig gene encoding trigger factor: MQVKIEDQSSIKKVLSFEIPKETISKELNKAYADLKKKADIKGFRKGKIPRKVLENRFAADVHAEVAPRLIQEAFVEAVENHKLDIVGGPQLDPPELKPDADYSFEITVEVKPELDDIDLQGLEIKKTLYEVSEAEIESQIYMLQKTMATKQKVEEERPVKEGDFVLIDYEGFLNDEPFEHTPKVENYVTAINMEPLPKEFSEKLIGAIPVQDLEVEVPYADDYHDENLKGKTVLYKVTLKEIQEEILPEANDDLVKDLEKYETLEDVKAAIRDNLEKGIEQRVKHEMSEQVFSQILEKIEFEVPEALIEGELNGIIQETEQAYAQNNTSLEEVGLTREIMQEKYKDVAEKQARRHLILGKIIDQEDMELSEEELDAGFEEMAQAMSATKDAIKNFFNMDQRQLEYYKHTQLEKKAVDLIIEKSNVVEVTPDESQAGDEQTEEESAQA, translated from the coding sequence ATGCAGGTAAAAATCGAAGATCAGAGCAGTATTAAAAAAGTGCTTTCTTTTGAAATTCCTAAGGAAACAATTTCCAAAGAGTTGAACAAAGCCTATGCCGATTTGAAAAAAAAGGCAGATATCAAAGGTTTTCGAAAAGGAAAAATTCCCAGAAAAGTGCTTGAAAACCGGTTTGCCGCAGACGTTCATGCCGAGGTTGCCCCGCGCCTGATCCAGGAGGCTTTTGTTGAAGCAGTTGAAAATCATAAATTAGACATCGTAGGCGGCCCCCAACTCGATCCTCCAGAGCTGAAGCCGGATGCTGATTATTCGTTTGAGATCACTGTGGAAGTTAAACCCGAACTGGATGATATTGATTTACAAGGCCTTGAAATTAAGAAGACCCTCTACGAAGTCAGCGAGGCCGAGATTGAAAGTCAGATCTATATGCTCCAAAAGACCATGGCCACAAAGCAGAAGGTCGAAGAGGAGCGTCCGGTAAAAGAAGGCGACTTTGTCCTGATTGACTATGAAGGATTTCTAAACGACGAACCATTTGAACATACGCCCAAAGTTGAAAATTATGTGACGGCCATCAACATGGAGCCGCTGCCCAAGGAATTTTCCGAAAAACTTATCGGCGCCATTCCGGTCCAGGATCTGGAAGTTGAAGTGCCATATGCAGACGATTATCATGATGAGAACCTGAAAGGAAAAACCGTTCTATATAAGGTTACGCTCAAAGAGATCCAGGAAGAGATCCTGCCCGAAGCCAATGACGACCTGGTAAAAGACCTTGAGAAATACGAAACCCTTGAAGATGTAAAAGCTGCCATCCGGGACAACCTTGAAAAGGGGATTGAGCAGCGGGTAAAGCATGAAATGAGCGAACAGGTTTTCAGTCAAATTCTTGAAAAAATAGAATTTGAGGTTCCCGAGGCCCTGATCGAAGGAGAACTGAACGGCATTATCCAGGAAACCGAACAGGCCTACGCCCAAAATAACACCTCCCTGGAAGAAGTCGGCCTGACCCGTGAGATCATGCAGGAAAAATACAAAGATGTGGCTGAAAAACAAGCCCGCCGCCATCTGATCCTGGGTAAAATTATTGACCAGGAAGACATGGAGCTCAGCGAAGAAGAACTTGACGCAGGCTTTGAAGAGATGGCCCAGGCCATGAGTGCGACAAAAGATGCCATCAAGAATTTTTTCAACATGGACCAGCGTCAGCTTGAATATTATAAACACACCCAGCTTGAAAAAAAGGCCGTTGACCTTATAATAGAAAAGAGTAACGTTGTTGAAGTGACGCCGGATGAATCCCAAGCTGGTGATGAACAAACTGAAGAAGAAAGCGCTCAGGCGTAA
- a CDS encoding DUF2523 family protein, with amino-acid sequence MINKIIDFCSNFWGMLTDFFNWILDGILYLLSEIFYLFLDVFFSIIEAIITAIDFAQVTALSSFGNWNVLPDQILYILYKLNIAQCLSMLAAACLIRLTLNLIPAAFTRV; translated from the coding sequence ATGATTAATAAAATAATAGATTTTTGTTCCAATTTCTGGGGAATGCTCACCGACTTTTTCAATTGGATTCTTGACGGCATCTTATACCTTCTGTCAGAGATTTTTTATCTGTTCCTGGATGTATTCTTCAGCATTATTGAAGCAATTATTACAGCAATTGACTTTGCACAGGTGACCGCCCTTTCTTCATTCGGGAACTGGAACGTTTTACCGGATCAAATTTTATATATCCTTTACAAGCTGAACATTGCCCAATGCCTGAGCATGCTGGCCGCAGCCTGCCTGATCCGTTTGACCCTTAACCTTATTCCGGCAGCATTTACAAGGGTATAA
- a CDS encoding zonular occludens toxin domain-containing protein: protein MISCYEGLPGAGKTYDAMRKLLDNLAQGRRILTNISGPDQEEKQEIIKHFLNLEDSQLKERLVALPNHQITEFWDHTSPGDLVIIDEAQNFFNSRDWQTKTNRAFGKWASEHRHMGVDLILITQNVERIESSVRSLIEFTYRYKKLNMFGNLIKKKYVRFCYYGPTLDQIGQKTCSYDPKIFKCYKSYFKDGTKEIGIEKPANILKHPIFYAIPFVLGLFIYFLSQSSLLSGDLFGTQAISDSIEERRQHALNQGSPPDTPDQEPGYSGQADPLTDYLLVGVINSKKIFKSKIDGSILVTQ from the coding sequence ATGATTTCCTGTTACGAAGGACTTCCCGGTGCCGGTAAAACCTATGATGCCATGCGCAAACTCCTGGACAACCTTGCCCAGGGCAGACGCATTCTAACGAACATCTCCGGCCCGGATCAGGAAGAAAAACAGGAAATCATCAAACACTTTCTCAATCTTGAAGACAGTCAGCTTAAAGAACGCCTTGTTGCCCTCCCAAATCACCAGATTACCGAATTCTGGGACCACACCAGCCCGGGCGATCTGGTCATTATTGACGAAGCCCAAAATTTCTTTAATTCCCGGGACTGGCAAACCAAAACAAACCGGGCATTCGGCAAATGGGCCAGTGAACACCGTCATATGGGCGTTGACCTTATTCTGATCACCCAAAACGTTGAACGTATTGAAAGCTCTGTCAGGTCCTTGATTGAATTCACCTACCGTTACAAAAAGCTGAACATGTTCGGCAACCTGATCAAGAAAAAATATGTCCGTTTTTGCTATTATGGCCCGACGCTTGATCAAATCGGCCAAAAGACCTGTTCCTATGATCCCAAAATATTCAAGTGCTACAAAAGCTATTTCAAGGATGGCACCAAAGAAATAGGCATTGAAAAACCCGCCAATATCCTGAAGCATCCCATATTCTACGCAATCCCCTTTGTCCTGGGCCTGTTCATCTATTTTTTAAGTCAGTCAAGCCTGTTAAGCGGTGACCTTTTCGGCACCCAGGCGATTTCCGATTCCATTGAAGAAAGAAGACAACACGCTTTAAACCAAGGCTCTCCGCCTGACACCCCGGATCAGGAACCAGGCTATTCCGGCCAGGCAGACCCTTTAACCGACTACCTATTGGTGGGCGTGATTAACTCGAAAAAAATTTTTAAATCAAAAATTGACGGATCTATTTTGGTGACCCAATGA
- the clpP gene encoding ATP-dependent Clp endopeptidase proteolytic subunit ClpP codes for MPLIPMVVEQSNRGERAYDIYSRLLKDRIIFLGSAIDNEIANLIVAQMLFLESEDPEKDINFYINSPGGVVTAGMAIYDTMQYIKPDVATVCIGQAASMGALLLTAGTSGKRFALPNARIMIHQPLGGAQGQATDIKIQATEILRMKDSLNEILSKHTGQDIEKVAADTERDFFMSGEQALEYGIVDRVVSDRSQFEKASDQEASKES; via the coding sequence GTGCCTCTTATTCCAATGGTTGTTGAGCAGAGCAACAGGGGAGAACGTGCCTATGATATCTATTCACGACTCTTAAAAGACAGGATTATTTTTCTGGGATCGGCCATCGACAATGAAATTGCCAACCTCATTGTCGCACAGATGCTGTTTCTTGAATCCGAAGATCCTGAAAAAGATATCAATTTTTATATCAATTCTCCCGGCGGCGTCGTGACAGCCGGAATGGCTATCTATGATACCATGCAGTACATCAAGCCGGATGTTGCAACGGTGTGTATCGGCCAGGCAGCCAGCATGGGGGCATTGCTCCTTACCGCCGGGACATCCGGAAAACGATTTGCCCTTCCCAATGCCAGGATCATGATTCATCAGCCCCTGGGCGGTGCCCAGGGACAGGCAACTGACATCAAAATTCAGGCCACTGAAATTTTAAGAATGAAAGATTCTTTGAACGAAATTTTATCAAAGCATACGGGACAGGACATTGAAAAGGTTGCGGCGGATACGGAACGTGATTTTTTCATGTCCGGGGAACAAGCTTTAGAATACGGCATTGTTGACCGTGTGGTCAGTGACAGAAGCCAATTTGAAAAGGCCTCTGACCAGGAGGCGTCAAAGGAGTCATAA
- the lon gene encoding endopeptidase La, whose product MISISRFFNPEDGSEKENKTLPLVPLRDIVLFPFVTTSIFVGREKSIKALSQAMGSDKKIFLTTQKDPEVLKPTLEDLFQVGTEARITQLLRLPDGTVKALVEGVARGCIIKMQDQEGLQIVNYVDVHEKPLAEANTEAAIRTVHEAFQHYVGLSGVVSKSFFKGLDALEQYPSRYADTIAAQLPFKVQDKQTMLECGDIEERFFLLLKFIQKETEVFSMSQKIKGRVKEQMDKLQKRHYLNEQMRAIQKEMGEDGQGGEFATLEKKIKAKRMPKEAAGVVRAELEKLKLMSATSSEATVVRNYIDWLISLPWYRKKRVKNELSKAEQILDRDHYGLKKPKERILEYLAVQILVKKIKGPILCLVGPPGVGKTSLARSVAAATGRAFARISLGGVRDEAEIRGHRRTYVGAMPGKIIQTLKKVGFNNPVFCLDEIDKMTSDFRGDPSSALLEALDPEQNKNFNDHYLEVDYDLSEILFITTANTLHEIPAPLRDRMEVIQIPGYTDYEKYQIATGYLIPKQMHENGLDDCEITFSKPAVEIIIKEYTKEAGVRNLERELSSVLRKIATEIVRTQTRKKHQVTASTVSKYLGQSKFRNSILEQEDKTGIVTGLAWTQAGGELLTIEAVTMPGKGNVMVTGKLGDVMKESSQAAVSYVRSRSGELNIREDFYKDTDIHIHVPEGAIPKDGPSAGIAMCTAVVSILTGQPVSRSVAMTGEITLRGRVLPIGGLKEKLLAAQANGIKKVILCNENKKDIIDVPKAIQKQLDIVFVESMAEVFEHALVK is encoded by the coding sequence ATGATCAGTATTTCCCGTTTTTTCAATCCCGAGGATGGTTCTGAAAAGGAGAACAAAACCCTTCCCTTGGTGCCGCTGAGGGATATCGTCCTCTTTCCCTTTGTAACGACCTCTATTTTTGTGGGAAGAGAGAAATCCATCAAGGCGCTCTCCCAGGCCATGGGTAGCGATAAAAAAATTTTTCTCACCACCCAAAAAGATCCGGAAGTTTTAAAACCGACCCTTGAAGATCTCTTTCAGGTGGGCACCGAAGCCAGAATCACCCAGTTGCTGCGCCTGCCCGACGGCACGGTAAAAGCGCTGGTTGAAGGGGTTGCCCGGGGCTGTATCATTAAAATGCAGGACCAGGAGGGACTCCAGATTGTTAATTATGTGGATGTCCATGAAAAACCACTGGCCGAGGCCAATACCGAGGCTGCCATCCGGACGGTCCATGAAGCATTCCAGCATTATGTCGGCCTGTCCGGCGTGGTTTCCAAAAGTTTTTTCAAAGGCCTGGATGCCTTAGAACAATATCCGTCAAGGTATGCCGATACCATTGCCGCCCAACTGCCCTTCAAAGTTCAGGATAAGCAGACCATGCTGGAGTGTGGTGATATTGAAGAACGTTTCTTTTTGCTCTTAAAGTTTATTCAAAAGGAGACGGAAGTTTTTTCCATGTCCCAGAAAATCAAGGGCAGGGTCAAAGAACAGATGGATAAACTTCAAAAACGCCATTACCTTAATGAACAGATGCGGGCCATCCAAAAGGAGATGGGTGAGGACGGCCAGGGCGGGGAATTTGCCACCCTGGAGAAAAAAATCAAGGCCAAGCGCATGCCCAAAGAGGCAGCAGGAGTGGTGCGCGCAGAACTGGAAAAACTGAAGTTAATGTCCGCTACCTCTTCGGAGGCAACCGTGGTCAGAAACTACATCGACTGGCTGATATCCTTGCCCTGGTACCGGAAAAAACGGGTAAAAAACGAACTTTCAAAGGCCGAACAAATTCTGGACCGGGATCATTACGGACTGAAAAAACCCAAGGAGCGAATCCTTGAGTACCTGGCTGTTCAGATTCTGGTCAAAAAAATAAAAGGGCCGATTCTGTGCCTGGTGGGACCGCCCGGGGTCGGCAAAACATCCCTTGCCCGTTCCGTTGCCGCAGCAACCGGCCGCGCATTTGCAAGGATCTCCCTGGGCGGAGTGCGTGACGAGGCCGAAATTCGAGGCCACCGAAGAACCTATGTCGGCGCCATGCCCGGTAAAATCATCCAGACACTGAAAAAAGTGGGCTTTAACAACCCGGTATTCTGCCTGGATGAAATCGATAAAATGACCAGTGATTTCAGGGGAGACCCCTCCTCTGCCCTTCTGGAGGCCCTGGACCCGGAACAGAACAAAAATTTTAACGATCACTATCTTGAAGTGGATTACGATCTGTCGGAAATTCTGTTTATCACCACCGCAAACACCCTGCATGAAATCCCAGCCCCCCTGCGTGACCGCATGGAGGTGATCCAGATCCCCGGGTATACCGATTATGAAAAATACCAGATTGCCACCGGCTACCTGATCCCGAAACAGATGCATGAAAATGGGCTGGATGATTGCGAAATCACATTTTCAAAACCGGCGGTTGAAATAATTATCAAAGAGTACACCAAAGAAGCCGGCGTAAGAAACCTTGAGCGGGAACTCTCTTCCGTACTTAGAAAAATTGCCACGGAAATTGTACGCACCCAGACACGCAAAAAACATCAGGTCACAGCAAGTACGGTTTCAAAATATCTGGGGCAGTCTAAATTTAGAAATTCCATTCTGGAGCAGGAAGACAAAACAGGTATTGTTACCGGACTTGCCTGGACCCAGGCTGGCGGTGAACTGTTAACCATTGAGGCGGTGACCATGCCGGGCAAGGGCAATGTCATGGTGACCGGCAAGCTTGGAGATGTGATGAAGGAGAGCTCCCAGGCGGCCGTTTCCTATGTCCGTTCACGGAGCGGCGAACTTAACATCCGGGAAGATTTCTATAAGGATACGGACATACACATCCATGTACCCGAAGGGGCCATCCCCAAAGATGGACCTTCGGCCGGTATTGCCATGTGTACGGCCGTTGTCTCGATTCTGACCGGCCAGCCCGTAAGCAGGTCCGTGGCCATGACAGGTGAAATTACCCTTCGCGGACGGGTGCTCCCCATTGGTGGCCTAAAGGAAAAACTCCTGGCAGCCCAGGCCAATGGGATTAAGAAAGTTATCCTCTGTAACGAAAATAAAAAAGACATTATAGACGTGCCCAAAGCGATTCAAAAACAGCTTGATATTGTCTTTGTGGAAAGCATGGCCGAAGTGTTTGAACACGCCCTGGTCAAATAA
- the rho gene encoding transcription termination factor Rho, which yields MEPVQGYLEIMDKGFGFLRNIEENFNPKPENPYVPNSLIRKLNLREGSFIQGYGEKKSPQNVNVALIRIETINGLPFDEFIRTPMLQEQVSINPFERYQLAQGPDDLTGKALDLIVPIGMGQRGLIIAPPKSGKTTILRHMANSVVANHPEAKVFVLLVDERPEEVTDFQRGLADANVLYSSADQQIGQHMRMTRLAMHTAIRCTEIGQDAVVFIDSLTRMTRAFNIDTDSYGKTMSGGLGANAMEFPRKIFGGARKLENGGSLTIIATILVETGSRMDDVIFQEFKGTGNMDLYLSRECAEQRLWPAININKSGTRKEDLLMGPEEYESMVNIRRSISQLDEVTAMAQFLSMIEDGL from the coding sequence ATGGAACCTGTTCAGGGATATCTGGAAATCATGGACAAGGGGTTTGGTTTTCTAAGGAACATCGAAGAAAATTTCAATCCCAAGCCTGAAAATCCCTATGTACCCAACAGCCTGATACGCAAACTCAACCTCAGGGAAGGCAGTTTCATTCAAGGCTATGGAGAGAAAAAGAGCCCGCAGAATGTAAATGTTGCCCTTATACGTATTGAGACTATCAATGGGCTTCCCTTTGACGAGTTTATAAGAACACCGATGCTCCAGGAGCAGGTCAGCATTAACCCCTTTGAACGGTATCAACTCGCCCAAGGGCCTGATGACCTGACAGGAAAAGCGTTGGATCTGATTGTCCCCATCGGTATGGGCCAGCGGGGTTTGATCATCGCACCGCCAAAATCCGGTAAAACAACAATTCTAAGGCACATGGCCAACTCCGTGGTCGCCAATCATCCCGAAGCCAAGGTCTTTGTGCTGCTCGTGGATGAACGGCCCGAGGAAGTTACCGATTTCCAGAGGGGCTTGGCAGATGCCAATGTGCTCTATTCTTCTGCGGATCAGCAAATCGGCCAGCATATGAGGATGACGCGGCTTGCGATGCACACGGCCATCAGATGTACGGAAATCGGACAGGATGCCGTGGTTTTCATCGACTCTTTAACCCGAATGACCCGGGCCTTTAATATTGACACCGATTCCTATGGTAAAACCATGAGTGGCGGTCTTGGCGCCAATGCCATGGAGTTTCCCAGAAAAATTTTCGGGGGGGCGCGCAAGCTTGAGAACGGCGGTTCCCTTACAATCATTGCGACCATTCTGGTTGAGACCGGCAGCCGCATGGATGATGTCATTTTCCAGGAATTCAAAGGCACCGGCAACATGGATCTTTATCTCTCCAGGGAGTGCGCCGAACAAAGACTGTGGCCGGCCATCAATATCAACAAATCCGGAACCCGGAAAGAAGATCTGCTGATGGGGCCCGAAGAGTATGAAAGTATGGTCAATATACGCCGCAGTATTTCACAGTTAGATGAAGTCACGGCCATGGCACAGTTTTTGTCTATGATTGAAGACGGTTTATAA
- a CDS encoding TraX family protein, with protein sequence MIKLVAFITMVIDHSAIFFFPEYEFIMRSLGALSFPLFAYFITQGLKYTKDLQLYIISLVICAGVTQPLFNILFPDLHRLNDLYTLLFGLIILVLYERYGYQAFYLTLLLVLTNVVSIYIFIVFAIYFLHHRPVYLLGAMTAFYLLVYYLSGAAYVLFGPAAVFLMYARATIPLPRMIQKYFYYVAYPGHFLIIILINSIRCPATT encoded by the coding sequence ATGATTAAACTTGTTGCATTCATCACAATGGTGATTGACCATTCGGCCATATTCTTTTTCCCGGAATATGAATTTATCATGCGGTCCCTGGGCGCGCTGTCTTTCCCTTTGTTTGCCTATTTCATTACCCAGGGCCTGAAATATACCAAGGATCTCCAGCTTTATATCATCTCCCTGGTGATTTGCGCCGGTGTTACCCAGCCACTGTTTAATATTTTGTTCCCAGACCTGCATAGACTCAATGATTTATATACCCTGCTTTTTGGCCTGATCATCCTTGTCTTATATGAGCGGTACGGCTATCAGGCGTTTTATCTGACTCTGCTTCTTGTCCTGACCAACGTGGTATCAATCTATATTTTCATAGTCTTTGCCATCTATTTTTTGCATCATCGGCCGGTGTACCTCCTGGGCGCGATGACAGCCTTTTACCTCCTGGTCTATTATCTATCCGGAGCCGCTTATGTTTTGTTCGGTCCGGCTGCTGTGTTCCTCATGTACGCCAGGGCCACCATCCCTTTACCAAGAATGATCCAAAAATACTTTTATTATGTGGCCTACCCTGGGCATTTTTTAATAATCATCCTGATCAATTCAATTAGATGCCCGGCAACCACCTAA
- the clpX gene encoding ATP-dependent Clp protease ATP-binding subunit ClpX: protein MAKKEDTNDQFFCSFCGKNQKEVKKLIAGPSVYICNECIKLCGEIIEDEEKELAVEPEDAKEFMVPKQIKDQLDAYIIEQDRAKKVLAVAVYNHYKRLASHLTKSGDDVEIQKSNILIIGPTGCGKTLLAQTLARFLDVPFAIADATALTEAGYVGEDVENIVLSLVQNADYDIEKAQKGIIYIDEIDKISQRGDNPSITRDVSGEGVQQALLKIIEGTIASVPPKGGRKHPQQDYVKVDTSNILFICGGTFTGLEKVVERRLTQKTMGFGAQIADKKEINIGELLGQAKPEDLIKFGLIPEFLGRLPIITSIGELNESSLVKILTEPKNALVRQYQELFRIEGVNLQFTDEALEAMAKEAVARKSGARGLRAIMEETMMNIMYEIPSKKDVVECVVGEEVVLNNEDPILLYEQPKKQA, encoded by the coding sequence ATGGCCAAAAAAGAGGATACGAACGATCAGTTTTTCTGTTCATTCTGCGGGAAAAACCAAAAAGAAGTAAAAAAACTGATAGCTGGACCCAGTGTATATATCTGTAATGAGTGCATTAAACTGTGCGGCGAAATTATTGAAGATGAGGAAAAAGAGCTGGCTGTCGAGCCGGAAGACGCCAAAGAGTTCATGGTACCCAAGCAGATCAAAGATCAGCTGGACGCGTATATCATAGAACAGGACCGTGCAAAAAAAGTCTTAGCCGTGGCGGTTTATAACCACTATAAACGCCTGGCCTCGCATCTGACAAAAAGCGGGGACGATGTTGAAATTCAGAAAAGCAATATTCTGATTATCGGGCCGACCGGATGCGGAAAAACCCTTCTGGCCCAGACCCTTGCCCGTTTTCTGGATGTGCCGTTTGCCATTGCCGATGCCACGGCCCTGACCGAGGCCGGCTACGTTGGAGAGGACGTGGAAAATATTGTTCTTTCCCTGGTTCAGAATGCCGATTACGATATTGAAAAAGCCCAAAAGGGCATCATATACATCGATGAGATCGACAAGATTTCCCAGCGGGGAGACAACCCGTCAATTACCCGGGATGTCTCCGGCGAGGGCGTCCAGCAGGCACTGCTAAAGATCATTGAAGGAACCATCGCTTCGGTACCGCCCAAAGGGGGAAGAAAGCACCCCCAGCAGGATTATGTGAAGGTGGACACCTCCAATATCCTGTTTATCTGCGGCGGAACCTTTACGGGTCTTGAGAAAGTGGTCGAGCGCCGCTTAACCCAGAAAACCATGGGGTTTGGCGCCCAAATCGCAGATAAAAAAGAGATTAATATCGGCGAGTTGTTAGGGCAGGCAAAACCCGAAGACCTGATTAAATTCGGGTTGATTCCCGAATTTTTAGGACGCCTTCCCATTATCACATCCATTGGGGAACTCAATGAATCGTCTTTGGTGAAAATTCTGACCGAACCCAAAAACGCACTGGTTCGGCAGTACCAGGAACTTTTTCGCATTGAAGGGGTTAATTTGCAGTTTACGGATGAAGCCCTTGAAGCCATGGCCAAAGAAGCCGTTGCCAGAAAATCCGGCGCCCGCGGACTGCGTGCCATTATGGAGGAGACCATGATGAACATCATGTATGAAATTCCTTCCAAGAAAGATGTGGTTGAGTGCGTGGTCGGCGAAGAAGTGGTATTAAACAACGAGGATCCCATCTTGCTGTACGAACAGCCTAAAAAGCAGGCTTAG